TTCATAAAAAGCGTAGTTCCGATCTCATTCCTGTTTTTTATTGCCGGAGCTGCAATTGCGCTGGTTTTTATCCTGCCACTCATGTTCAATTACATAATTCTGTCCTCTGATACTGTAGCTGAGAACCAGATATCTGTAAAGCAGACAGTGTCTGTGGCTGTAACACTTCTGGCAGGTACGGGACTTGTGTTCCAGATTCCGGTTTTGATGTTCTTTGCAACCAGAATGCAGATAATCAGGCGACAGACACTCCAGAAAATGAGACTTCTGGTGTATGCCTCACTTCTGACACTCTCATTATTTATTACACCAGACCCGACTTTCATTGCCCAGCTTGTCTGTGCAGTCCTTCTGGTAGTGTTATTTGAGATCGGATTACTTGTTTCAAAGTAGACGAACAAATAAACTATATATTCCAGAAAGGAATAAGGGGTCTATTGATATCATGATAGGTTCGCTTGAGATAGTTGTAATATTGGTCGTTGCGTTGCTTATCTTTGGTCCGGACAAGATACCAGAACTTGCACGGGCTGCAGGAAAAGCATGGGGCGACTTCCAGAAAGCACAACTATCGGCTGAACTTGGATTATCTGATCTTGATATGAGTCCGGCTAAGGCTCCAATAGAGCCAGAACCAACTGAAATGGACAACAAGATCAGACAAATTGCAGAATCAGCAGGAATAGATGTGCAGGGAAAAAGCACAGAAGAACTTCTTTCCCTTATGGAAGAAGCCGCAAAGGCCAGATGATATTAAAGTACTAGTATTAGTATAAATTATATACTAGTAATGTATACTAAAAACGTATACCGAAAACGCATAAAAACGGAGTAGTGATAGTTAATGTTGCCATTAGGCCCTACAGAACTTTTACTGATCTTTGGAGTAATCTTTTTGCTCTTTGGTGCTACCAAATTGCCGGAACTCGCACGTTCCATGGGCACCTCCATGGGTGAGTTCAAGAAGGCACAGAAAGAGTCAGAGCAGTCAGTAAAAGAATTTGAACGTTCCCTTAAGAACCAGGTTTACACAACACCATCAGAAGAAACAAAGACCGCTGATGTTAAACAAGTAGCAGCAAACCTCGGTATTGATACAACCGGCAAGAGTGACGATGAGATCCTCGCCGAAATCAATACCATGCTGAAAAAGTGAGTTTAACACCTGTTCTTACTCACTTATCTTTTGTTTTAAACCGTTTCTCATATTTATTCACTTATACTCATAGCAAGTTTTCATGTAATCCTTTTTTGAATCTGAAAACAAAGTAACCACCCGCCGAAGGCGGCACATTCCGATGATTTTATACAGAAAAATTATTGCATTACAGAAGACTAGTAAGAAAATGTTCCAAGGTATTATGCAGAATATTTTGTATAGTCACCTGGAAAACGCCGGCTTCGCCGTACCCTTCGGGATTGAGTTAGTTACTTACGTACATTCCCACAAATACCTATTTTAGCTTCCACATATGAATTGATGACAACGTCCATCGTTCCATCAATGTCAATAATCTCCATGTCAAAGAATTTCGCAAATTCTGAAGCATTTCGATGAAAATTAGCATCTTTGTAGTTCTGGTTCTTTATCTTAAAAAGAAGGCTGTACATTGGACTGCTGAGATATTTATGGACATTCTGAAAAGATACAGTTGATCTGTAATCCGTTTCATTCATGCTGGATAACCACATGGGAGTTGCATATATTGCTCCTCTTCCGTTGCCAAGTAACATCGTCTTCGTGTAAATCTCATTTCCGCCAAGTGCTACGCTAACACAGTCATCAACAATATTCTTTTCATCATCTCTGAGAAAATAAACAGGGCAATCAAGCTTCTGCAGATCGTCCTGTACTTTATCAGAACTATAACCGCATTTTCCGTAAAAAAGAAGGATACCATCTGAGATTTTAGACATTTCTTTTGCGTTCTGATACACTTCTGACTGCAAATCATCAATATCAGAATGCAGATCCTTTCTTAGAAGATTCACAACAACTGTTAATTCTCGTTCATTCTTCCGGTTTAACGAATTACATACTTGTCTGAAGACTGGAATCTTTGAACATAATCCCATGAAACCATCAGGTGTATTTCCATAGCTTTCTGAAACGAGAGAATATAACCTGTCGGATGAAAGCATAAAGGGCCTGAGATTCTCAGATTTGAGTTTTTGTACAAATCTGAAACTGTTCCTGTTCTCTACTACAAACAAGTGCCTGATTTCAGAGTCTTTTGAGAGAACATGAACCAATTCATCCTCAAGCATTTCACAGGCGACTATACTTAAAATCGGCATGATCACTTGCACAGGTTTTTGTTCTTTATTTCATCCCTGATTTCATCTTTTATTGCAGAGTAACATTTCTTGAATATTTCCTGATTACCGCAGACTTCAAAGGTGCTGTATCCAAAAAGATTGGCATAATCCTCGATCTTTGCATCAATATCTTTTACATATGTAAGACCTGTATTGACCTTTGCAACCCTTGAATATCCTGCCATATCATTGACCATTTTTGCCATCTTAAGAGCTTTTTCAGGATCAGGATTATACTTGTCAATGTTCAAAAGTTCCCTCCATGAACTGGCATACATGGGTGTGAAGAAAAAGGCAGGTTCCTTACTGTGGGTTTTAAGCAACTTCAGGTAATTAGCTCCACCGCCGACAGTAGCTCCAATACAGTCATCAACAATCCTTTCATCATCCCGGAGTATTCGGACGATGCAACCATCTTTTTCCAGGCAGAAATCCTCTTCCACCTTACCAAGGACATTGCCGCAAAGGCCGTAAAAAAGGAGTATACCATCGGAGAAAGGAATCATTTCCTCAATAGTCTGATAAACCTCGGATTTCAGTATTTTTGGCACTGCATGAAGTCCGAGTTCCAGAATATTAACTATTACAATTGATTCATTTTCATCCATTTTACCTAGATGCTCTTGCATCTTTTCAAAAGGAATAATCTCATGAGATACATGCTGTCCATTCAATTTTTCCGTAAATTCAGAAATGTTTTCGTTTTCTACGATGATGATCTTATCAATTTCAGGATCATTGCTCAAAAGCCACACAATTTCATCCTGCATAATCTTACATGAGATAATACTCATAACTGACATTACAAATCTCCTCCAGTTTGATGTGTTTTAGTTATTCAATTTTTAAAGCAAAAACAATATGTCAATATAATATGCCTACCTGCATATAGATAGGTAGCAGCCTAATAAAAAAATCAATCCCTCCAACCAAGACTGGATTTTATTGAGGAAATTGACCTCACAAGTGTTTTTCTACCTTTGATACTGGATAGCAACCTGGCTCCCATCAATGTTACAAATACATCTTCTGAGCGTGTTTCGACTGAATCTGAAAAATCAAATTCTCCCTGTTCCAGTCCGGTTCTTAGAACATTAGTGAGCCAGTCACGTATATCGTCCAGTAGCAATATCTCCTGCTTTTTAACTTTCTCAGGAAGCTCTTCAAAATCAATAATCACAGAACCGGGAGGACAGATACATTTGCCTTCCTCAAACTCCTGCAATGCATAATCGAAATAATATTGAAGCTGCTCACGAGCAGACTTTTTAGATTCTACCATCTGTGCAATGGCTGTTGATAAGTTATTTCTTCTCTCTTCAAGCAAGGCAGCAACAAGATCCTCTTTTTTAGGATAATAATGATGTATTGATGCATTTTTTATGCCAAGCTTCTGGGAAATATCCTTGTAACTAAATCCATTATAGCCCCTGCATTGCAAAAAGTGTCCTGCATAATGGAGTATCTGTTGATTAGTAGAGTTAAGATCAGCCATATAAATCCACATTTTTCCTATTCTTCTAATAAGTGAATGATACTCTCCTATAAATGCCTACCTACATGTAAGTAGATAAATTTAGATTGATTTGCAAACACAGTATTTGCACAGGGATAACTCATCTAACACATACTTGCTCTTTGCAGGACAATAATAAACACCACCATTTTCAAAAATAGCCTGATTTTCAGTTACAAACATTCCTGGTGGATGGAGAGGTTCTTTCGTTATGAACGTCAGATATGTGGAAATAATACGAGTATATTCCTTCAGATCCTTTTGACCAGAAGCATACTTATCCATATATGTGTTGACCCTGAAAGTAAAGTCTTCAAGCTTCCCTACATCAATTTCATCAGATATTTCAGGACAGACATTTTCTTTTAGCTCAGAAAACTTCTTGCGATTATATCTTGCAAGACACTGTATATTGTACAGGAGAGTTCCACGAGAACTTTGAGTGTCTTCTGATTCTTTCTCTTTTATCTTCATTAAATACTCAGAAGAGATGCTGGCAGCTCCTTCCTTTAACAAGAGCAATAATTCACATGTATTGATTTGTACTCCTCCACAGTTAAATCTGAAACTTTCTCTTAATGTATACTTAAATGATCCCGAAGGGTCCGGCGAAGCCGGCGTTTTCCAATCAGATGGAATAATATAATCCGCACAATATCAGAGAGCACTCTTTTCACATTACGTCTGTATAATAATCAGTATAAATGCATAGTATTCTGTACAGAAGTATAGAAAAGTGCCGCCTTCGGCGGGGTGGTTACTTTGTTTTTAGGTTCAAAAAAGGATTGTTTTGTGTCACTAAAAATACAAAAAAGAATAACGTTCTGCCCTCTTTAGCAGACTCTTGGAATCGGATCGCCAACAGGTATTCCAAGCTGACGCAGGCTTCCAATGGATGTCCTGAGCAGAACCTTACCCTTGTGCTCACTGACAGCCTTACCAACTATTCTTGCATTCTGGCCATATTTATGAGATTTCAGAAGCTCAAGAACCTGCTCTGCGTATTCAGGACGAACTCCTATCACAGCCTTACCTTCATTAGCAATCTCAAGAGGATTCAGTCCGAGCATCTCACAGGCTGTGCTCACGACCATATCAATAGGAATATCGCTTTCTTCAAGGATGATACCTACACCGCTTTTCTGAGCCATCTCATTGATGCTTGATGCCAGACCGCCACGAGTAGGGTCTTTCATGGCGCTTATCACTGGCTGATCGTCTTCCGTTCTCAGTTCAAGCGGAGCTTTCAGAAGTCCGTTAACTGGAGCTACATCAGATACAAGCTTCGTTTCAAAATCAAATCCTTCCCTGTGGGAGAGTAAAGCTATTCCGTGGTCACCAAGATTTCCTGTGACAATGATTACATCATCAGGAGAAAGTCCGTTGTCCCTGACAACTTTTGGAGCAACTCCAACACCTGTTGTGTTGATGATCATAGAATCCAGCTTGTTACCCTGGATAGTCTTGGTATCTCCGGTTATGATGGCAACTTCAGCCTCTTCTGCTGCACGGTTCATGGATTTGATGACCTCTTCAAATTCTGAGAGTTCAAAACCCTCGGGAACGATTATTGCACAGGTCAGAGCCAGCGGCTTTGCACCCATGACAGAAAGGTCATTCACGGTTCCACAAACAGCAAGTCTTCCAATATCTCCTCCGGGGAAAAATAGAGGGTCAACAACATGACTGTCAGTTGTCATAACGATCTCATAATCATCTCCCATTCCATCAGGTATTGAGATAGTTGAACCGTCATCAAGGTCATCAAGACCAACAGTTCCTGCTGAACGTCTGGAGATGTTTTTCAGGATTATGCCGCCAATGAGTTCCTGCATGAACTCCCCACCGGCACCATGTTCCATGCTAATTCTGTTTTTTTGGGACATGAGTATCAATCCTTATTGTCCATCTATGAGTTTGTCTGCCATGGACGAAATGGTTGAGAACCACTTCTCCATGCTCTGCGCATCATGTATTGAGGTTTTAAGAACCGGAATTTCAGAATTGAGATGTCTGACATCATCTTCCATCTTTTCAGCGCTGGCAAATACAGCTTCTGCAAGATCTTTTTTGTGGATGATTGCAATATCAGTGCTCTTGAAAATGACCGGGTGTTTCAGGACAATATCATCGCCCTCGGTAACACTTACAACCACAACACGCAGATGTTCTCCTAATTTGTAGTCTGCAGGACAGATGAGATTTCCAACATTCTCCATAAGCAGAATATCAATGTTCTTGAGGTCAATGGACTTTAACGCCTTCTCAACGAGCTTTGCATCAAGGTGACACTCCCTTCCGGTGTTCACAGGAATTGTTGTGACTCCGAGCTTTGCTATTCTTCCGGCATCCATGTCAGCTATCACATCACCTGCAATGACCGCAAGGCGATATTTGTCACCAAGATTCTCAACTGTCTTTTCAATGAGTGTGGTCTTTCCGGAACCAATGGCTCCCATAAAATTGATGGCAAGAACTCCATTCTTATCAAGAAGCTTCTGGTTCTTAGCTGCAAGCTTATCGTTTGCCTTGAGAACATCATGGCCCACATTGATCACATGCATTAACATAATAAAAGTCTCCAAATTGTTCGTTTTTTAAGTTTAAGTTTAGACTTGAGTTTAGACTTGAGTTTAGGTTTAAGTTCATAAGTATTTGATGATTAATATATAATAAATTACTGATGCACAAATTAGCAATTGTTGTATGTCATATCATCAAAAATTATTAGTTTTGTCAATCTATTGTTCGATATCGATACTTTCGATAATAAGCTCCCTGCCACCGGATGCATGCATCATTTTCCCGCATTCGGGACATGGTACTTCAAGAAAAGCCCTGATATCATCTATGACCTCATCACCCACAATACAGAACTGTTTACCTTCGCCTGAATATCCACACTGGCACTGCATCTCAGGATAAATCTCATTGAGGATTATCTCTGCACCTGTTGCGACATTATCCTCACACAAAGACTCAATGCAGAACATCAACTGATCAGGGTTCACATGGGCAAGTCTTCCCACACCCACAGTGATCGAGTTAATTTCCTTTGCCTCGTTCTCCTGAGCAATTGAGAGAACATTATTCATGATCTCACATGCCAGCGAATACTCATGCACTGTCAACACCTCTGTAACGGAACCAGTTGTAGCACATGCCTTCCTGGCTTACCATGCACGATCCGACCGGATTTGAAGGAGTGCATTTTTTAGAGAACAACGGACAGTTGTCAGGTTTCTCCTTGCCTTTAAGGATCTCAGCACAACGGCAGAGTGATGAAAGTGAGTTTTCGTATGAGATGTCTTTCATTTTTTCAGCTATAAGGTCTGCATAGATTATCGAAGCATCGTAATGTGAGAATTCAGGTCTTATTATCATTCCTGAATCAGGAATTGTTCCAAGACCACGCCATTCTGAATCAGTTATTTCAAAAACCTTGTTCATCATTTCCTGGGCACGAACGTTGCCTTCATCCTTTACAGCTCTTGGATACGCATTCTCAACTTTGTACTCACCCTTGTGCTCTCCAGTCTTGAGCTGTTCAAGTATCATAAGAATGGAAAGAAGCAGTTCATCCGCTTCAAATCCGGCTGCAATTATAGGGAACCCTTTTTCTGCAAATTGCTCAAAAGGATGAATTCCAATGATAGTACAAACATGGCCGGGAGCAATGAAAGCATCAACTTCGATCTCGTCAATCAAAGCTTCAATTGCAGGAATTGTGAGTTTGTGTGTTAGCAGCAAACTGAAGTTCTCAGGCGGTTTGCGCAGGATAGCTGCCGCATTTGTAGGTGTTGTGGTTTCAAAACCAATGGCAAAGAAAACAACCTTACTTTCAGGGTCTTTTTCTGCAATGGCAATGGCATCATCGATGCTGTACACCATCCTGACATCACATCCCCTCGACCTGGCATCCATAAGGCTGCCATTGCTTCCGGGGACACGCATCATGTCACCAAATGAAGTGACAATGATACCTGATTCTGCCAGAGCGATCGCCCTGTCAATTTCTTCTTCAGGAGTGACACATACCGGACAACCGGGACCACTGAGCACTTCGATCTCCTCTGGCAGAACATCACGTAAACCATAGCGTGAGATGGTTCTCTCATGGGTTCCGCAGATGTGCATAACTTTCACGGGACGAGAGAGTGCACGTATCTTTTCCAGGAGTTCTGACTCAGCAGACATGTTTATTCTCCTGCAACAAGCTCTCCGAGGAGCTCTAAGGTTTCTTTACCTTCTTCTTCACTAAGCAAAGAGATAGCATAGCCAACATGAACCAGGACATACTGCCCAAGGAGCGCGTCATCACAGTCGCCAAGGAGATCAAGTTTGACCTGCCTTTCCACGCCTCCAAAATCGACAATGGCAGTATACTCATCCAGCAATGAGGTCACTTTGCCGGGGATTGCAATACACATGAATCTGAATTAGCACTCGTGGTATATAAAAGATACTTACTTAAAAAGTACATAGCTATTAGAAATTATTAAAGAATATTATGAAAAATTAAAGACAGTGGAAAAGCTTTATTAGCATGAACAATCATGACATTCCGTTCAACAATCACAATTGTAATTATCCATCCATTTATAGGAGTTTAGCCCCATGGAAAAAACAGAAAATCATGACTTCTTAAGTATGGACAGACGAACGTTCCTCAAGGTGGTAGGAGCGATCGGAGCGTCCACTTTTCTGGGATTACACCGCACCCAGATAACTAAAGCTCTCGAACTCTCAAAAACAAAAGTAATATGGCTTCACGGTGCAGAATGTACCGGATGCTCTGCTTCTCTTCTCGATGCAGGAAACCCTGACATCATGCAGGCGATCAACAAGCTCAGTGTAGACCTTGTATTCCACGAGACCATCATGGCTCACCAGGGAATCTTTGTCGACGGCGCACCTGCAGGTACATCAGAACTTAACTCAGAGATCCTTCTTGACGAAGCAATTGAGGAAGGAAATTACATCCTTGTTGTTGAAGGCGCAATTGCAAACGGACCTGATGGCTCAGGTAAATATTGCATGTACGGCGAGCGTACTTTCAAAGATATGTTCGAGCATGCAGCAAGAAATGCTAGCATGATCATGGCTGTAGGAATGTGTGCAGCATTTGGTGGTATCAATTCAGCAGACAGTGACATTGCAGACCTCACAGATTTCAGAGGTGTGGACTTTGTAAAGGAAAGCCACTCAAAAGGAATGCTCACTGAGCTTGGAATTGACAAACCGGTCATCAACATCGCAGGATGTCCATCACACCCTGACTGGATACTTCTCACACTTGCAGCAGTGATCCTTGGAAAGTATAATCTCAATGACCTTGATTCAGTTCTTGACAAATACAAGCGTCCAACCGTATTCTTCCCGGAAACAAACACAATGCACGACAACTGTCCACGCAGGGGCTATTATGACAGAGGCATTCTGGATGACGACTTCTCAGGAGAAGGATGTCTCCTTAAGGTCGGCTGTAAAGGACCATACACCAGATCAGACTGTGGACTCCGTAAGTGGAACAACGGTGTCAGCATGTGCACACAGGCAGGTTCATCATGTATCGGATGCGCAGAACCTGGTTTCCCTGACAGTACATCACCATTCTATGAGATGGGAGAAGACAAGCCACTCATGGGCGGTGTGACCATTGATACAGCAGCTAAGGTCGGAACAGCAGCTGCAGTAGCAGGTGTTGGAGTACATGCTCTTCGCAGATTTGTATTCAAGGACAAGGAAGAGTAAGGAGGTATGAAAAATGACAAAAGTAGTAGTAGATCCATTAACACGTATCGAAGGACACCTCCGTGTATCAACTGAAGTTAATGAGAACGGGGTGATCACAGATGCACAGAGCTCAGGAATGCTTTTCAGAGGTATCGAGCGCATTATGATGAAACGTGACCCAAGAGATGCAGCACGTCTTGTCCAGAGAATATGCGGACTTTGCCCAACAGCTCAGTCAATGGCTTCAGTAAATGCACTTGACGACCTTTTCGGTGTTGCAGAATCAATCCCAAAAGATGCACTTGTAACAAGGAACATCATTCAGGGTCTTAACACCCTTACCAGCCACGCAACACACTTCTATGTACTGTGGATGCCTGACATAGTAAACCCTGCATACAGGGACATTCTGGCAACAGTAGACAACACAGGACCTGCACTCTGGAAAGAATTACTTTCACGCTTTGCACCTATCAGCTACAAGATGGATGGAGAAGCTATCACCCCAGGTACAGGATACATTAACGCTATCAAACAGAAGAAGAGTCTTGAAGAAGCAATGGCACTCATCGGTGGAAAGATGCCACACCAGATGTCAACCATCGCTGGTGGTGTAACATACCTCCCAACCGTTGCTGACATCGGAAAACTTACTTCCTATTATCTTAACCTCATGGACTTTGTGAACAGCTCAACTCTTAGCATCGACGCAGAGACATGGCTTGATAACACTTTCAGAGCAAGCTCTCCACAGAAAGCAGTGAGCTTTGTCATGGAACATCTTCAGGAAGTTGTTGACGGTTCACTTGCATCCCAGAACTTCTCAAAAGCAAAGGGATGGGGAGACCTTGAACTCTTTGCAGCATTCGGTTCTGAGCTTATCGGAGAAACACTCGGACTTCCTGCAACTTTCAAATTTGACAGAACAGGACAGTATGCAGAGGATGCAAATGTCGGTTACCTGACATACGGTGTATTCTACGATGTTGAGAACGGTGACGGTTACAACCCAACTGAATTTGGAAAGTCAGGATTCCAGCAGGCTGCTTTCATTAACAGCTCACTTGAGAAGAAATCATTCGATCATAAGTACATCACAGAGGAAACCACACACGCATTCTATGAAACTGATGAAGGTCTTCATCCATTTGACGGTGTCACAGAACCTGTCAGAACAGCTGATGAGATCAGTTATGAAGGCGGCAGTGACAGCAAATACACATGGATGAAAGCACCACGTTACAATGGAATTCCATGTGAGGTCGGACCAATCTCCCGTATGCTTGCAATGGAAGAGCCACTTACAGTCGGTCTTATGAACCTCTTTAAGGACAACGGTTATTCTGCTGCTAACAGCTTCACAAGAATGATCGCTAAGATGCAGGAAACCCTCATACTCTCAGAACAGTTGCTCAAATGGGTGACCGTGGACCTTGATCCAAACGGAAAATACTATGTGAACACTGACCTGAAAATGGCAAAGGATTCCGAAGGTATCGGTCTGTGGGAAGCACCTCGTGGAGCTCTCGGACACTGGATCAAATCCGGTTCAGACTCAATGGTAACAAACTTCCAGATGGTTGTTCCAACCACATGGAACGCATCACCAAGAGACAAGAACGGTGTAGCAGGTCCTCTTGAGCAGGCTCTTATCGGTACAAAGATCTCAGCAGCAGAGAACATGATGGGAATCGACAACACCAACCCAACAGGAATTCTGCACACTGCAAGATCATTTGACCCATGTATCGCATGTGCTGTTCACACAATTGACCTTAGCAACAAGGACAAAGAACAGGGCACATTCACAATTGTATGATCCAGGGAGTGAAGGAAATGAGGAGAAGACAAAGATTAACTCCCGAAGATAAGAGAATAATTGCACTTCATGACGGAGAGAGGCATATCGAGAGGTATTCCTTCCTGGAGAGGTTTGCACACTTTGCGCACCTCCTTTCCCTTTTCGTCTTGCTGTTTACAGGTTTCAAGATCTACCTTGGCTGGGATTTCATGAGCTATCACCTGGCTCTTTACGTCCATATGATATTTGCCATTGTATTTATCCTGGCAAACTGGGTACTTATCCCTTACAACATTGCAACCACAGAAGTCCCTCACTGTGAGAAATGTAAATCAGGTGAACACAATGAGTTCATTCACTCAGCTATGAACATTGCAGGCAGGTACCTTCTTGGTCCGCAGGATTTCAAGAACATGTACCACATTATGCTCAACTTCATAGGAAAAGGCGACTACCCTGCCTTTACAGTCTATGATGTGAAGAACAAGGGTTACATTG
The sequence above is a segment of the uncultured Methanolobus sp. genome. Coding sequences within it:
- a CDS encoding HypC/HybG/HupF family hydrogenase formation chaperone, which encodes MCIAIPGKVTSLLDEYTAIVDFGGVERQVKLDLLGDCDDALLGQYVLVHVGYAISLLSEEEGKETLELLGELVAGE
- a CDS encoding hydrogenase/urease maturation nickel metallochaperone HypA — protein: MHEYSLACEIMNNVLSIAQENEAKEINSITVGVGRLAHVNPDQLMFCIESLCEDNVATGAEIILNEIYPEMQCQCGYSGEGKQFCIVGDEVIDDIRAFLEVPCPECGKMMHASGGRELIIESIDIEQ
- a CDS encoding twin-arginine translocase TatA/TatE family subunit produces the protein MLPLGPTELLLIFGVIFLLFGATKLPELARSMGTSMGEFKKAQKESEQSVKEFERSLKNQVYTTPSEETKTADVKQVAANLGIDTTGKSDDEILAEINTMLKK
- a CDS encoding DUF1638 domain-containing protein — protein: MSVMSIISCKIMQDEIVWLLSNDPEIDKIIIVENENISEFTEKLNGQHVSHEIIPFEKMQEHLGKMDENESIVIVNILELGLHAVPKILKSEVYQTIEEMIPFSDGILLFYGLCGNVLGKVEEDFCLEKDGCIVRILRDDERIVDDCIGATVGGGANYLKLLKTHSKEPAFFFTPMYASSWRELLNIDKYNPDPEKALKMAKMVNDMAGYSRVAKVNTGLTYVKDIDAKIEDYANLFGYSTFEVCGNQEIFKKCYSAIKDEIRDEIKNKNLCK
- a CDS encoding DUF1638 domain-containing protein, whose amino-acid sequence is MPILSIVACEMLEDELVHVLSKDSEIRHLFVVENRNSFRFVQKLKSENLRPFMLSSDRLYSLVSESYGNTPDGFMGLCSKIPVFRQVCNSLNRKNERELTVVVNLLRKDLHSDIDDLQSEVYQNAKEMSKISDGILLFYGKCGYSSDKVQDDLQKLDCPVYFLRDDEKNIVDDCVSVALGGNEIYTKTMLLGNGRGAIYATPMWLSSMNETDYRSTVSFQNVHKYLSSPMYSLLFKIKNQNYKDANFHRNASEFAKFFDMEIIDIDGTMDVVINSYVEAKIGICGNVRK
- the hypE gene encoding hydrogenase expression/formation protein HypE, producing MSQKNRISMEHGAGGEFMQELIGGIILKNISRRSAGTVGLDDLDDGSTISIPDGMGDDYEIVMTTDSHVVDPLFFPGGDIGRLAVCGTVNDLSVMGAKPLALTCAIIVPEGFELSEFEEVIKSMNRAAEEAEVAIITGDTKTIQGNKLDSMIINTTGVGVAPKVVRDNGLSPDDVIIVTGNLGDHGIALLSHREGFDFETKLVSDVAPVNGLLKAPLELRTEDDQPVISAMKDPTRGGLASSINEMAQKSGVGIILEESDIPIDMVVSTACEMLGLNPLEIANEGKAVIGVRPEYAEQVLELLKSHKYGQNARIVGKAVSEHKGKVLLRTSIGSLRQLGIPVGDPIPRVC
- the hypD gene encoding hydrogenase formation protein HypD; amino-acid sequence: MSAESELLEKIRALSRPVKVMHICGTHERTISRYGLRDVLPEEIEVLSGPGCPVCVTPEEEIDRAIALAESGIIVTSFGDMMRVPGSNGSLMDARSRGCDVRMVYSIDDAIAIAEKDPESKVVFFAIGFETTTPTNAAAILRKPPENFSLLLTHKLTIPAIEALIDEIEVDAFIAPGHVCTIIGIHPFEQFAEKGFPIIAAGFEADELLLSILMILEQLKTGEHKGEYKVENAYPRAVKDEGNVRAQEMMNKVFEITDSEWRGLGTIPDSGMIIRPEFSHYDASIIYADLIAEKMKDISYENSLSSLCRCAEILKGKEKPDNCPLFSKKCTPSNPVGSCMVSQEGMCYNWFRYRGVDSA
- a CDS encoding hydrogenase small subunit, with translation MEKTENHDFLSMDRRTFLKVVGAIGASTFLGLHRTQITKALELSKTKVIWLHGAECTGCSASLLDAGNPDIMQAINKLSVDLVFHETIMAHQGIFVDGAPAGTSELNSEILLDEAIEEGNYILVVEGAIANGPDGSGKYCMYGERTFKDMFEHAARNASMIMAVGMCAAFGGINSADSDIADLTDFRGVDFVKESHSKGMLTELGIDKPVINIAGCPSHPDWILLTLAAVILGKYNLNDLDSVLDKYKRPTVFFPETNTMHDNCPRRGYYDRGILDDDFSGEGCLLKVGCKGPYTRSDCGLRKWNNGVSMCTQAGSSCIGCAEPGFPDSTSPFYEMGEDKPLMGGVTIDTAAKVGTAAAVAGVGVHALRRFVFKDKEE
- a CDS encoding TetR/AcrR family transcriptional regulator, yielding MADLNSTNQQILHYAGHFLQCRGYNGFSYKDISQKLGIKNASIHHYYPKKEDLVAALLEERRNNLSTAIAQMVESKKSAREQLQYYFDYALQEFEEGKCICPPGSVIIDFEELPEKVKKQEILLLDDIRDWLTNVLRTGLEQGEFDFSDSVETRSEDVFVTLMGARLLSSIKGRKTLVRSISSIKSSLGWRD
- a CDS encoding DUF2115 family protein; translated protein: MKIKEKESEDTQSSRGTLLYNIQCLARYNRKKFSELKENVCPEISDEIDVGKLEDFTFRVNTYMDKYASGQKDLKEYTRIISTYLTFITKEPLHPPGMFVTENQAIFENGGVYYCPAKSKYVLDELSLCKYCVCKSI
- the hypB gene encoding hydrogenase nickel incorporation protein HypB, whose translation is MLMHVINVGHDVLKANDKLAAKNQKLLDKNGVLAINFMGAIGSGKTTLIEKTVENLGDKYRLAVIAGDVIADMDAGRIAKLGVTTIPVNTGRECHLDAKLVEKALKSIDLKNIDILLMENVGNLICPADYKLGEHLRVVVVSVTEGDDIVLKHPVIFKSTDIAIIHKKDLAEAVFASAEKMEDDVRHLNSEIPVLKTSIHDAQSMEKWFSTISSMADKLIDGQ
- the tatC gene encoding twin-arginine translocase subunit TatC, yielding MDDEQTINQKRKTETANSAGIGVAGDYSEHVRFHLKELRNRLAIIIGAMILCILVAYPFTEYILTHAWDMFLGQQVGMNIYTPFEWMFARIKIALLIALTFTFPFTFYELFRFASRGLYPNERKFIKSVVPISFLFFIAGAAIALVFILPLMFNYIILSSDTVAENQISVKQTVSVAVTLLAGTGLVFQIPVLMFFATRMQIIRRQTLQKMRLLVYASLLTLSLFITPDPTFIAQLVCAVLLVVLFEIGLLVSK
- a CDS encoding twin-arginine translocase TatA/TatE family subunit, whose protein sequence is MIGSLEIVVILVVALLIFGPDKIPELARAAGKAWGDFQKAQLSAELGLSDLDMSPAKAPIEPEPTEMDNKIRQIAESAGIDVQGKSTEELLSLMEEAAKAR